From the genome of Candidatus Electrothrix communis, one region includes:
- a CDS encoding zinc-ribbon domain-containing protein — MLVICEDCAKKYSIDEQRIKAPKVRFNCRACGHIIIVEKPKSTPKNSSEDLSSSDLFSEQGSVDRDESEIKKNEQERKAINKPVVEPSPAVRAALRHSAAAIGKGTPFFLYLLAIMLVGLLIISTIFVHFYLNTIPDILQHQLELRNRALTESLKGTIRVPLSRKDYLTVNREVKRASKLSGVAYAAVRNEKGIVVAGFFSNLNKFENYFAQKIKERGFQSDILIKNALPPGEEGAGLKIKIGGVPIYDQVTTLPDNGGELHIGLYIDELDKHFFQVLLSPLTLVLLLLFFLTAYILFVLLDKLITEPMRSLTNVANRISLGELDLAIMAAGPREIRELGAALERMRHSIKVSMERLSR; from the coding sequence ATGCTGGTTATCTGTGAAGATTGTGCAAAAAAATATTCCATTGATGAACAACGGATTAAAGCTCCTAAGGTAAGGTTTAATTGTCGCGCTTGCGGTCATATTATTATCGTAGAGAAGCCGAAAAGCACCCCAAAAAACAGTTCAGAAGACCTGAGTTCTTCAGACTTGTTTTCCGAGCAAGGGAGTGTTGATCGAGATGAGAGTGAAATAAAAAAGAACGAACAGGAAAGAAAAGCAATCAATAAGCCTGTTGTCGAACCTTCACCTGCGGTTCGGGCAGCTCTGAGACACTCGGCCGCTGCAATAGGTAAAGGAACCCCCTTTTTTCTGTATCTTTTAGCAATAATGTTGGTCGGGCTTCTGATCATCAGTACCATCTTTGTTCATTTCTATCTCAATACCATTCCCGATATCCTTCAGCACCAACTTGAATTACGTAACCGTGCCCTTACGGAGTCATTAAAGGGGACAATTCGAGTACCTCTATCAAGAAAAGATTATTTAACCGTGAACCGGGAGGTAAAGCGGGCGAGTAAGCTTTCAGGAGTTGCTTATGCAGCTGTACGCAATGAAAAGGGTATTGTTGTTGCTGGATTTTTCAGTAATCTGAATAAGTTTGAAAATTATTTTGCGCAAAAAATTAAAGAAAGGGGTTTTCAATCAGATATTTTGATAAAAAATGCTCTTCCTCCCGGCGAAGAAGGGGCAGGGCTCAAAATTAAAATCGGGGGCGTTCCAATCTACGATCAGGTAACAACTCTCCCGGACAATGGCGGTGAATTACATATAGGGTTATATATTGATGAGCTTGATAAACATTTTTTCCAAGTTCTTCTTTCACCCTTGACGCTGGTCCTGCTGTTGCTGTTTTTCCTGACAGCCTATATACTTTTTGTCCTGCTGGATAAATTAATTACTGAGCCCATGCGATCTCTGACCAATGTTGCCAACAGGATTAGCCTGGGGGAATTGGACCTTGCCATTATGGCGGCAGGGCCACGGGAAATCAGAGAATTGGGAGCTGCTCTGGAGCGTATGCGCCATTCCATCAAGGTCTCAATGGAGCGGCTGAGCCGATAA